The nucleotide sequence TTTCTGTGTCATTGGCGAAGAAGCCTTGCAATCCGGATAATTCTGGGCCCGCGCCCTCGTAATATTCCCAAAACTCGCGCTGTGGCGGCAAAATGGCAAGAACGGCATCTTCGGAGAGATTGAAGAGCGTTCTGAGCCGAAGAAGATAAAGCTGAAATCGCAGCCCGGCGGCAGCATTACTTTCTTGTGGAATGAGGCTGACGACGTTCTTGCGACTACCGTCGAACTTTGCGGCGAATCCGATCGAACTCCGCGTCGTATGTTTCTGCAGGTACTCACCAAGTCCCGCCACCGCCAGACGGTACAGAGCGTTTACTCCGTTCGCTTGAGCGAGTTCATCCAATTTCTCGTAAGTCAGCTTCGGCCGCCGCTTGGAAGCGCCCTTTGTTAGACTTTGCAGTTCTACCTGTGCGGGTTCGAGCAGGAAGACCCGCGCCAGAAGCTCCGACCCGTCCGGTTCTCGGAAATACTGGAAAGTGGCCACATTGATGTTCACTCCATACGTGTCTGAGAGATATCTGATGATCCTTTCCGAACTTGCGTCGAGTTCGGAAGCTACTATCATCAGGCGATGGTTTTCATTAAGGATTTCTGGTAGTTCAGAGCCAAAGCGGCGCTTGAAATTTTCTTCGAACTCGTCCAGGCCAAGATAGCTCTCGGCTAGGCTCGTTACCTTTTCATGCGATAGGTACTTAACCCATGAACCGTAGTCCAGGACTTGGGCCGTTATCTCGCGAGGTGTCCTATCGCGCATTAACTCGACAACAACGACATCACCCGCTTGGTCAAGACACACGATATCAATAGAACCACCAAAATCTGTCCCTACCTGACGTCCGATTACAAGAAGGTCTGGATCGAGTACGGAGATGTCTTGTTCCAGCCAGGCTTCGAGCCGATTCTCAAAGTCGAGTCGGGCGCGACCCACTTCGCGCAATTTATTTTCGGCTTCAATTCTCCATAGACGGATTTCTTCGGGCATGGGGATCGGTCTTTTGGGGGTGTTTGAGGCTACCTATGGTGCTTAAAGGCACTCTCATGCGCAAACCGTCCCTGGTTTGCATTAGCGCTGTAAGCCGGTTTCAGCTACTCAGTCAATGCAGATGGATGTCTAATCCGCCAACACTCCGAACTTCCCCGCATTGAAGTCAACCATCGCCGCGCGGATTTCGGTTTGCGTGTTCATCACGAACGGACCGTATTGCACCACGGGTTCGTCGATTGGCTCCCCGTTGAGCAGCAATACCTGCGCATTCTGCGTCGCCCTCAGCTTGATCGCCTCGCCTTCGTTCTCGAACAAAACCAGATCGAGCGCGTTCGCGGTCTTGCGATTGACCTCGATCGTGCCCTGCATCACCAGCGCCAGGGTGTTCTCGTGCGCGGGAAACGACAGCGGAATGCTGCCGCCGGCGTTAAGCCGGATGTCGAACAGGTTCACCGGCGTTACCGTCATCGCCGGACCTTTCACGCCGTTATATTCGCCCGCAATGACGCGCACGTAACCGCCGTTGTCCGGCAGCTCGACCCGGCCCATCCGCGCCGCGGTCAATGCCTGATAACGCGGTGCGCTCATCTTGTGCGCGGCGGGCAGGTTCACCCAGAGCTGTAGCATGTGGAACATACCGCCGCTGCGAGCGAACTCGCGCTCGTGATATTCCTTGTGCAAAACGCCGGAAGCAGCCGTCATCCACTGCACGTCGCCGGGACCGATCACACCTTCGTTGCCTGAGCTGTCGTGATGCGCGACTGAACCTTCGAACGCCAGAGTCACGGTCTCGAAACCGCGATGCGGATGCGGCCCCACGCCACGCTGACGATCGTCGCTCGGTGGAAAGCGATACGGCGGCGCGTAGTCCATCAGGATAAACGGGCTTACGCGCGCGCCGAAATCGTTACCGGAGGGAAAATAATTGCTCACGCGAAAACCGTCACCGACCCAATGAAGGGGCGCGCCGCGATAAACGCCAGCGATTTTGCGTTCGGTGGTCATGGTCTGTTCCTCATGTGCGCCCCGCGGGAAAAGTTGTGTCGATTTGATGCCGCTGTTCGCGACAGCGTTTACATATGCGCTGCCGCGCCTACAAATGAATGAGGCCGCGTTTGTGCGCGATCGTCAGCGCCTCGGTGCGGCTGATGGCGTCCAGCTTCTGCAGGATCGCCTGCACGTGGCTCTTGGCAGTGCCCTCCGAGATATCAAGTTTGCGCGCGATATCCTTGTTGCTGCGTCCTTGCGCCAGGTGTTGCAATACGTCCGTCTCGCGCGGGGTCAGGCTGGGTTTTGTCGCGCGACTGACGGCTTTGGCGGCGACCGAAGGGGAGGTGTAAGACTGATCGCGACTGACTGCGCGAATGGCCGCGAGGATCTCCTGCCGCGGCGCGTCTTTCAGCAGGTAACCCTGGGCGCCTAAGGTCAGACAACGGAAGATGTCTTCGTCGTCGTCGTAGGTGGTCATGATGAGCAAACGCGCATCCGGGTAAACGGCGAGCAGCCGTTCGACCACCGCGAGACCGTCGCATCGGGGCATGCGCAGGTCGAGGACCATCACGTCCGGAACATGCTGCTCGTACAGGGCGATCGCCGCCTCGCCGTTGCCGGCCTCGGCCACGACTTGCATATCGGCCTGTTGATTGATGATCGTGACCAGGCCTTCCCGCACCACGGGATGATCGTCCGCGAGAATAACGCGAGTCTTGAATGCTGGTGTCGTCACGTAGATTTAAGTTTGGGCACCCGCACTGTCACGCTCGTTCCTTCGTCGATGCGGCTGCCGATGTGCCAGTCGGCGCCGATCGTTCGGGCTCGCTCGCGCATGCTTTCCAGCC is from Gammaproteobacteria bacterium and encodes:
- a CDS encoding DUF91 domain-containing protein, with the translated sequence MPEEIRLWRIEAENKLREVGRARLDFENRLEAWLEQDISVLDPDLLVIGRQVGTDFGGSIDIVCLDQAGDVVVVELMRDRTPREITAQVLDYGSWVKYLSHEKVTSLAESYLGLDEFEENFKRRFGSELPEILNENHRLMIVASELDASSERIIRYLSDTYGVNINVATFQYFREPDGSELLARVFLLEPAQVELQSLTKGASKRRPKLTYEKLDELAQANGVNALYRLAVAGLGEYLQKHTTRSSIGFAAKFDGSRKNVVSLIPQESNAAAGLRFQLYLLRLRTLFNLSEDAVLAILPPQREFWEYYEGAGPELSGLQGFFANDTEINRFLNGLKESRASGNSAQDRTPTDGQ
- a CDS encoding pirin family protein, yielding MTTERKIAGVYRGAPLHWVGDGFRVSNYFPSGNDFGARVSPFILMDYAPPYRFPPSDDRQRGVGPHPHRGFETVTLAFEGSVAHHDSSGNEGVIGPGDVQWMTAASGVLHKEYHEREFARSGGMFHMLQLWVNLPAAHKMSAPRYQALTAARMGRVELPDNGGYVRVIAGEYNGVKGPAMTVTPVNLFDIRLNAGGSIPLSFPAHENTLALVMQGTIEVNRKTANALDLVLFENEGEAIKLRATQNAQVLLLNGEPIDEPVVQYGPFVMNTQTEIRAAMVDFNAGKFGVLAD